TACCTCATTTTGACTCAGTGTTGTATCTAAACTGTTATATAAAATTTTATTGTACGAAGATGTAAGAGTTTTATTTGTTTCTAAAATTGCGTTATATCTAAGATAAGCGATATATAGAAAGACTATTGAGATAAATGAAAATAGTATAAAGAACAATGACCATATATTTTTAATTTTTTTCATAATATCTTACTTTGTCACTATTTTATGACAATCGCCCTTTATAATCATCGTATCCGAACTGTTTAATAACTTCTATCGTACCATCTTTTCTTTTAATTGCCAATGATGGCAAAGCTATTCCGTTGAAAGTTGTATTTTTCACAAAAGTATAGTGTATTTGATCTTCAAAAATTATTTTATCACCAATCTTTAACGGTTCATCAAAAGAGTAATCCCCCATAATATCACCTGCAAGACAAGTATTTCCACCCATTCTATATGTGTAAGGCTTTTCACCCGCTTCACCGCTGCCTCTTACATCTGCACGATAAGGCATCGCTAAAGTGTCCGGCATATGAGCCTCGGCTGACGTATCTAAAATAGCTACATCCATACCGTTGTGAAATGTATCTAAGACTGTTGAAACAAGATATCCAGTTTGCCAACCGACAGCTTCACCTGGTTCTAGATAAACATCAATATTGTTATATTTTTTCTTAAATTCTTTGATTAACCAAATAAGTTTTTCAACATCATAATCTTTTCTAGTAATATGATGTCCTCCTCCGAAGTTTACATACTTTAAATTTTTAAAATATTTTCCAAACTTTTCCTCAAAAGAGAGTAAAACCTCTTCAAGTGCATCAGCATCTTGCTCACATAAGGCATGGAAATTCAGCCCGTCAAGGTGTTCAAGTATACTCTCATCAAAGTTTGCAAGTGTTGTTCCAAGGCGTGAATAAAGACCGCAAGGGTTATATATATCCACCGGAGAGGATGAAACTTCAGGATTAAGACGTAAAGAGATTTCGATATTCGGATTTATCTCTTTGACTTTTAAAACAAATCTTTTTAATTGATTTGGAGAATTAAACACTATGTGATCAGAGATTTGTGCAATCTCTTCAATATCTTCATCTTTAAAAGCTGGTGAGTATGTA
Above is a window of Sulfurimonas marina DNA encoding:
- the nspC gene encoding carboxynorspermidine decarboxylase, which translates into the protein MRDIPTPAYVCEEELLEKNLKLLEYVQEESGAKIILALKGFAMWSTFDLVAKYLQGCTASGLHEAKLAREEFCRHNEKAEVHTYSPAFKDEDIEEIAQISDHIVFNSPNQLKRFVLKVKEINPNIEISLRLNPEVSSSPVDIYNPCGLYSRLGTTLANFDESILEHLDGLNFHALCEQDADALEEVLLSFEEKFGKYFKNLKYVNFGGGHHITRKDYDVEKLIWLIKEFKKKYNNIDVYLEPGEAVGWQTGYLVSTVLDTFHNGMDVAILDTSAEAHMPDTLAMPYRADVRGSGEAGEKPYTYRMGGNTCLAGDIMGDYSFDEPLKIGDKIIFEDQIHYTFVKNTTFNGIALPSLAIKRKDGTIEVIKQFGYDDYKGRLS